One Tenrec ecaudatus isolate mTenEca1 chromosome 12, mTenEca1.hap1, whole genome shotgun sequence DNA segment encodes these proteins:
- the USP42 gene encoding ubiquitin carboxyl-terminal hydrolase 42, with protein sequence MTIVDKASESSDPPTYQSQPGSSEAVSPGDMDAGSASWAAVSSLNDVSNHTLSLGPVPGAVVYSNSSIPDKAKPSPQKDQVLGDGIAPPQRVLFPSDKICLKWQQTHRVGAGLQNLGNTCFANAALQCLTYTPPLANYMLSHEHSKTCHAEGFCMMCTMQAHITQALSNPGDVIKPMFVINEMRRIARHFRFGNQEDAHEFLQYTVDAMQKACLNGSNKLDRHTQATTLVCQIFGGYLRSRVKCLNCKGVSDTFDPYLDITLEIKAAQSVNKALEQFVKPEQLDGENSYKCSKCKKMVPASKRFTIHRSSNVLTLSLKRFANFTGGKIAKDVKYPEYLDIRPYMSQPNGEPIIYVLYAVLVHTGFNCHAGHYFCYIKASNGLWYQMNDSIVSTSDIRSVLSQQAYVLFYIRSHDVKNGGELTHPTHSPGQSSPRPVNSQRVVSNKQAAAGFIGPQLPSHVIKNPPHLNGTGPLKETPSSSLSSPNGNPSVSRPGPVNASTSVQNWPGNRASVIPEHPKKQKITISIHNKLPARQGQPQPSLHNSSLETPSKPTPSSTVTTSSPAQSTSHASPVSASSKSPAQLSPGEPCPQPVLNGKAKLNASVLVPYGAESSEESDEESKGLSKENGLDPAENARPSARDAEDDAASQHGLSGTLALNGASSADSNPKENGLPLDGAGYLTPPAPLSDNPFPKANGLPTKLMPAPLPPLVEDKVLETFKLGHQVRGSTEETSVAGVEKSPAEVPDADDAVVASSSPLDPSETPEAAPCLGSKSQKSPPIHSEPGFQSTKVDTPATPPEPTPSTESPLGDGLHTQPCDPGDIPVDQVKPSQDGSGTSLESSWGPALADTASEGTPAPSLSLNHEREHKLVVFISREKCRDLEDLASSSGGPPRELPSLRLDPLPEHPSEDAPVPGTAVRGDENQAGQRAAARSPAKEKMGSLRKVDRGHYRNHRDRSSSGEYAREGRSKTEEPAPKLQRLSHAHERPRQDHHKAEHCGGSQQHPAHSERHSLGRHGHPPPRLRSGSEQEWGRYHHSESEHCWGRDKSYPEKARWDKCRYYHDRHSLSSARDGRERKAFRSEREHGRMAAYSSRPCEDYYRGRKGHRLPDKDKDRHPFGSPRAGPPHMLPLYPEKGPLGTEELSCPLPARFQEHSKSRKRRYGSVELGGSHAERRDRRSLPKEPLELPKVKKHRKSKKKKKSKDKHRDRDSRHQQDSDLSAAGSDADLHRHKKKKKKKKRHSRKSEDFVRDSEPHLPKVPTSETADSVRRAQGSCLLPAGLPLEGLGPSREKTRHLRVEGRDDKGRLSECGQGD encoded by the exons TCCTAGGTGATGGCATTGCTCCTCCACAGAGAGTTCTCTTCCCGTCGGACAAGATTTGTCTAAAGTGGCAACAGACCCATCGAGTTGGAGCTGGCCTCCAGAACTTGGGCAATACCTGTTTTGCCAACGCAGCGTTGCAGTGCCTAACCTACACGCCACCTCTCGCCAATTATATGCTGTCGCACGAACACTCCAAGACAT GTCATGCAGAAGGATTCTGTATGATGTGCACAATGCAAGCGCACATCACGCAGGCACTCAGCAATCCTGGGGATGTTATCAAACCGATGTTCGTCATCAACGAGATGCGGC GGATAGCTAGGCACTTCCGTTTTGGAAACCAGGAAGATGCCCATGAATTCCTTCAGTACACTGTTGATGCTATGCAAAAAGCATGCTTGAATGGCAGCAATAA ATTAGACAGACACACCCAGGCAACCACCCTCGTCTGTCAGATATTCGGAGGCTACCTGAGGTCTCGAG tCAAATGTTTAAACTGCAAAGGCGTTTCGGATACTTTTGATCCATATCTCGATATAACATTGGAGATCAAG GCTGCTCAGAGTGTCAACAAGGCGCTGGAGCAGTTTGTGAAACCAGAGCAGCTGGACGGAGAGAACTCCTACAAGTGCAGCAA GTGTAAGAAGATGGTCCCTGCATCGAAGCGGTTCACCATACACAGATCATCTAATGTCCTCACGCTGTCTCTGAAACGCTTTGCAAATTTCACTGGTGGGAAAATCGCCAAG GATGTGAAATATCCTGAGTATCTTGATATCCGACCGTACATGTCACAACCAAACGGAGAACCGATTATCTACGTCCTCTATGCAGTCCTGGTGCACACTGGCTTCAACTGCCACGCTGGCCACTACTTCTGCTACATAAAA GCTAGCAATGGCCTCTGGTACCAAATGAACGACTCCATCGTCTCCACCAGTGACATTAGATCGGTACTCAGTCAACAAGCTTACGTTCTCTTTTATATCAG GTCCCACGATGTGAAAAACGGAGGGGAGCTCACTCATCCCACCCACAGCCCGGGCCAGTCGTCCCCCCGGCCGGTCAACAGTCAGCGGGTGGTCAGCAATAAGCAGGCCGCGGCAGGGTTCATTGGCCCACAGCTCCCTTCCCATGTGATTAAG AACCCGCCTCACTTGAACGGCACGGGGCCCCTGAAAGAAACGCCAAGCAGTTCCCTGTCGAGTCCTAATGGCAACCCCAGTGTCAGCAGGCCTGGTCCTGTGAATGCTTCCACTTCTGTTCAGAACTGGCCGGGCAACAGAGCCTCGGTGATTCCAGAACACCCCAAGAAACAGAAAATCACCATCAGTATCCACAACAAGCTGCCTGCTCGCCAAGGTCAGCCTCAACCCAGCCTCCATAACAGCTCTTTGGAGACCCCTTCTAAGCCCACCCCTTCCTCCACCGTTACCACCTCTTCCCCAGCACAGTCTACCTCGCACGCCTCTCCAGTGTCAGCCTCCAGTAAAAGCCCCGCACAGCTCAGCCCTGGTGAGCCTTGTCCTCAGCCCGTGTTGAACGGCAAGGCCAAGCTCAACGCCAGCGTCCTGGTCCCCTATGGCGCCGAGTCGTCCGAAGAGTCTGACGAGGAGTCCAAGGGCCTCAGTAAAGAAAACGGTCTGGACCCGGCTGAGAACGCACGGCCTTCTGCTAGGGACGCCGAGGATGATGCGGCCTCGCAGCATGGACTTTCGGGGACCCTTGCCCTCAACGGTGCTAGCAGTGCGGACAGCAACCCGAAAGAAAATGGCCTGCCCTTGGACGGTGCCGGCTACCTCACCCCGCCCGCTCCGCTCTCAGACAACCCCTTTCCTAAGGCCAATGGTCTCCCCACAAAG CTGATGCCTGCGCCTCTGCCTCCCCTCGTGGAAGATAAAGTCCTGGAGACCTTCAAGCTCGGCCACCAAGTGAGAGGCTCCACGGAGGAGACCAG TGTGGCGGGAGTGGAGAAGAGCCCCGCTGAGGTTCCTGATGCTGATGACGCTGTGGTGGCCAGCAGCAGCCCTCTGGACCCCAGCGAGACCCCAGAGGCAGCTCCATGTCTTGGGAGCAAGTCCCAGAAATCACCGCCCATTCATTCGGAGCCCGGTTTCCAGTCCACCAAAGTCGACACCCCTGCGACACCCCCGGAGCCCACGCCAAGCACTGAGAGCCCCTTAGGGGACGGCCTGCACACTCAACCCTGTGACCCTGGAGACATACCTGTGGATCAGGTGAAACCATCCCAAGATGGAAGCGGGACATCACTAGAGAGTTCTTGGGGCCCAGCGTTGGCAGACACTGCGTCTGAGGGGACACCAGCTCCTTCCCTGAGCCTCAATCATGAGCGTGAGCATAAACTTGTGGTTTTCATCAGTCGCGAGAAATGCCGGGACCTGGAGGACCTCGCTAGCAGCTCTGGTGGGCCCCCCCGAGAGCTGCCCTCCCTCCGGTTAGATCCACTCCCTGAACATCCCTCGGAGGATGCCCCTGTGCCAGGCACTGCTGTGCGGGGAGATGAGAACCAGGCTGGTCAGAGAGCTGCAGCCCGTTCTCCGGCCAAGGAGAAAATGGGCAGCCTCCGGAAAGTGGACCGGGGCCACTACCGGAACCACCGGGACCGCTCCTCCAGTGGTGAATATGCCAGGGAGGGCAGGAGCAAGACGGAGGAGCCGGCCCCCAAGTTGCAGCGGCTCTCCCACGCCCACGAGCGGCCCCGGCAGGACCACCACAAGGCCGAGCACTGCGGCGGGAGCCAGCAGCACCCGGCTCATAGCGAGCGCCACTCCTTGGGCCGGCATGGCCACCCGCCCCCACGACTCCGGAGCGGCTCAGAGCAGGAATGGGGCCGGTACCACCACTCAGAGAGCGAGCACTGCTGGGGCCGGGATAAGTCCTACCCAGAGAAGGCCCGGTGGGACAAGTGTCGCTACTACCACGACCGGCACAGTCTGTCCTCGGCCCGTGATGGCCGTGAGCGGAAGGCCTTCCGAAGCGAGCGGGAGCACGGCCGCATGGCAGCCTATAGCAGCCGGCCCTGTGAGGACTACTACCGGGGCCGCAAGGGCCACAGGCTGCCGGACAAGGACAAGGACCGGCACCCCTTTGGCAGCCCCCGGGCAGGCCCACCCCACATGCTCCCGCTCTACCCCGAGAAAGGCCCACTTGGCACAGAGGAGCTCAGTTGCCCGCTGCCCGCCCGCTTCCAGGAGCACAGCAAGTCTCGGAAGCGGCGGTATGGCAGCGTGGAGCTGGGTGGCAGCCACGCCGAGAGGAGAGACCGCAGGAGCCTGCCCAAGGAACCCCTTGAGTTGCCGAAGGTGAAGAAGCACAGGAAgtccaagaagaagaagaaatccaAAGACAAACACCGCGATCGGGACTCCAG GCACCAGCAGGACTCAGACCTCTCGGCCGCGGGCTCTGATGCCGACCTCCACAgacacaagaagaagaagaagaaaaagaagaggcacTCACGGAAGTCAGAGGACTTTGTTAGGGATTCTGAACCCCACCTGCCCAAGGTCCCCACCTCTGAGACTGCAGACTCTGTGCGGCGGGCCCAGGGCAGCTGCCTGCTCCCGGCCGGCCTGCCTCTGGAGGGCCTGGGACCCAGCCGAGAGAAGACGAGACACCTGCGGGTGGAAGGCCGGGATGACAAGGGTCGTCTCTCTGAGTGCGGCCAGG GTGATTGA